Part of the Misgurnus anguillicaudatus chromosome 25, ASM2758022v2, whole genome shotgun sequence genome, TAAATTTAGTCTGTGAGTATTTTAGAGTCTATAGCATGCTTGGTGTTGGTGACCTGTTAGTATCTTACTGTGCTTAGGTCAGCCGTGAAGGAGCGTGTGGTGTGGGTGGACAACAAGCGCACAAGGGTAAAGGGGAAAACTGGAAAGCTGAAGGAGAAGGAGGTGACTATATTGGAGGTGCGTGTTAAAGCTCAGCACCCTGGAGAGCATCAATCTCAGGAGGTCATCTACAGCACTGAGTCTCACACCGATCGCCTGTACAGCAGAAGTGGAGTGGACATACTGCCGTGGAGACACACACAGCCAGGTGGAGGCACAGGTAAGGAgctaaacaaaatatatatcatATGCAGAAAATTcaatatttgtgaccctgccttgAAAAACTcggtttttgtgatttaatggTATGTACATATTATCATGCTTAATAATTTTAAGAACATTTAGTGAAactataaccttgatatctttaataatataactgagtaaggtcatgttaaACATTGAAATCATTTACAGACAGGGTCTCATGTTTAATGAAACTACATTTATTGCCAGATGACATCATAAATGTGTTGGACTGAAATCCTTTGCACTTGGCAAATGCTTACCATTGACGTTCAGACcgtttttaattttaacaatgACTTAATTTAATCTCTATGTTAGTTATGTCTTAGTTTATTGCATTCGCAGTATTTTAAAATTTGATTGTGTTGTGTGTGCTGGAGCTTATTTAGGGAATAGCCTTCCCAATGACTtttaactacactgtaaaaacaaatCTGAAAAAAACGGTAAATCTCTGGCAGCAAAGTCGCCAGAGAAATTCCGTCAAATTAcggtaaaaaaatgtttttcaaaattacatacaaaaaccGTAAAAATACAGAGAATCTTTTACAGTCCTAATTCATTAAATTACAGAATATTActgttaataattattataaaactgTAGAAAAACAGATAAACTACTTTTCAGGTCAATCCCTGTAAATATATggcttttattagttattttattaaattgctctgtatttatacagtaatattattttaaaatacagtttatctttgtaaaataactaaaaaacaCCTGTATAAAAACGTATTAAGTATGTGAAAATACATGAAGTATTGATCTATGTGGCATCTGTTAAGTAAGTACTTTGAGTCGTAGAAACTATTAATAcaattaatacaaaaaaaaagaattgtAAGAACcagattttaatatattttagagCATTGTTGTTGCTGACTTTTTATTGCACACGCAATCTTCACACTCAATTACAACTTGTATTGCTACAGTCCTTCTGAAAATAATTTTATCAGCAGTTTTTGCACACTGTCGGTTTCCATTACGCCACAGTGTCCGAACTCATAGTAACGTAATGCTCAATTCCCGACAGTTAGCTAACAGATGACATCTGCAAATCAGTGAGGTGAGCTAACATAACATTCACAGCTGCTGAGTAAGTATGTCTGGTATTTGCATGCTCAGCAGTCACTTCTGTAGACGGGTGTCGAGTGTTTGATGTCCTTTCTCTTTACAACTCTCAGTCTTTTGAGTTTCAAGGAAATCTGATGTAggtaaaatacaatacaaacaaATAATGAATAACGTTCCTTTTGTTTTCCCTTAGCTGTAAATGAACTCCAGCCAGTAGAGATGATTCTGGCTTTGGACGTGATGTCGGACTTAAAGCCCAAATGGCAGAAAACAAGAGAAACGGGACTTGCCAAATGAGGAATGAGATATCTGACAGCCAGGCTATAGCAATGAATCAATGAATGTTTTAAACCGATGCATGACAGCAACAATGTCAAAATTTCTAtgtgcttaaaggaatagtctactcattttcaatattaaaatatgttattaccttaactaagaactgttgatacatccctctatcatctgtgtgcgtgcacgtaagcgctggagcgcattgcgacgcttcgatagcatttagcttagccccattcattcaatggtaccatttagagataaagttagaagtgaccaaacacatcaacgtttttcctatttaagacgagtagttatacgagcaaatTTGgcggtacaaaataaaacgtatagcgcttttctaaggggatttaaaagaggaactatattttatggcacttctaactttatctctaaatggtagcattgaatgaatggggctaagctaaatgctatcgaagcgtcgcagcgcgctccagcgcttacttgtaagcacacagatgatagagggatgtatcaacagttcttagttaaggtaataacatattttaatattgaaaatgagtagactattcctttaattgaaAGATTTTTAATAtggtgaccctgtctgtgaaatcagaCTAAAGTCTATTTGGAGCATTAAAGTTGTTTGTcgttactcagtcaatattcaagatatcaaggttatattttcacacactttttttacatcaaattgttcatttatcttgtaaatcatttaaaaGAACTTAAAAGTACCAGTCTGTAGATAATTATTCGCATTTAGCAGGTGAGATCTACTACTCACAACTCCTTTTCGaacgcatagtgaagctacggtagccaccacaggacaaacctAAAGGACaatcctttaaaggattagtccattttctttttaaaaaatccagataatttactcacctccatgtcatccagggtgttgatgtctttctttgttcggtcaggaagttatgttttttgaggaaaacattcagggatttttctcattttgatggactttaatggaccccaacacttaacagaatgcagtttaaaattgcagtttcggGGGACTCTGAACGATCCCAGGCGGggcgtgggggtcttgtctagggaaacgattgtcatttttggcaataaaaaaaggtgcacttttaaaccacaacttctcgtcttcctccggtcttgtgacgcaccagcgcgatctcacgcaatacatcatcacgtcaagaggtcacggatgacgtatgcaaaactccgccccagtgtttacaagtgtggagaaagaggaccgttccaacgttgttgtatgtcgaatgatactaattaatgtctttgtgtcagtttagtgtttatattggtccgcaaatgtgcgtttcatgtaTGTAACACGAGACCTTTCGACATCATTACaaaattacgtgaggtcgcgctgccGCGTCACGCGAACGGAGGAAGACGAGTAGTtgtcatttaaaagtgcatattttgtatttttcttgccaaaattgacggtcgtttcgctggatgggacccttgtgcctcttttgggatcgtttggagtcctttgaaactgccatttttaaaactgcattggggctgttaagtgttggggtccattgaagtccattaaaatgagaaaaatcctggagtgttttcctcaagaaacgtggtttcttctcgactgagcggggagggacatcggcattttggatgacatggtggtgagtaaattatctggattttctttttttttaagaacatgaactaatcctttaagctggGTTTCACAGCCAGGTCACATTTTACTTCTTGCTTTACATTGCAATTTAActaaatttttgtttttgttcagAAAATTAATATTCTATAATAAATGAGTTTAACTGTATGCctaattttgtattttaaaattgtaattttacaaataaaagCCAGCTCGTCTAAACACAGGTTGGAATTCACTAAATATAAACCATGTCCACTCCTATCATGCATCATGAACAAATGCCAAATTTTAATGGTCTCCTACATTATTAAATGAATTACTGCCGCCATGATCAGATGAAGTGTACACAAATCTCTCTTTTCAATAAATGTCATTTACAGCCTGCTGTCTGTGCACAAAAGTGGTGCAACTATTATCtctaaaatcatttttatgGTATCATTTGCTGATGCATAAAAGTACTAATGGTGCAATTACTGTAGTATTTAACGGAGTTGGTCTGGAAAGAGAGTATAAACACACCGAGTAATATAACCACCTTATACATTTCCCATAACAAATGTGCCTTTTTAGAAAGACGGATTCATTTTGGAAACCAAGGTCAACATATAGCCGAATTTCTGTGAAATATATTTCTGTAAAATTTAACAGTGAAAACGTTGGAGATTTCCTGGTTCATATTCCAGAAAAGACAGAACAATAATGAACAGTTcatagaaatatattttttccacCACAAAAGCAATTCAAGGCTTCACACT contains:
- the LOC129425905 gene encoding uncharacterized protein; this encodes MVRAEMEWIVPMCVPLPIEVLSLEQAFPFLNATLADLGIEESAVKERVVWVDNKRTRVKGKTGKLKEKEVTILEVRVKAQHPGEHQSQEVIYSTESHTDRLYSRSGVDILPWRHTQPGGGTAVNELQPVEMILALDVMSDLKPKWQKTRETGLAK